The DNA window GGACAGGTGCCGCGCAACCGGCATTCCGGTCGCAGCCGAGCCTGCAGCCGGCCCTATCGGCCACGTCACGCTCGTCGGCGGCGGGCCGGGCACGGTCGAGCTGCTGACCGTGGCGGCAGTCAAGGCCCTGCGGGACGCCGACGTCGTGTTCTACGACCGCCTGGCGCCGTACCAGGAGCTGCCGTCCCTGACGTCCGCCGAACTCGTGGACGTCGGCAAGCGCCCGGGGCACCACAAAGTCAGCCAGGGCGACATCGAGAAGCTCATGGTGGAGAGCGCCCTCGCCGGAAACAACGTGGTCCGGCTCAAGGGCGGGGACCCCTACGTCTTCGGCCGCGGCGGCGAGGAAGTTGCCTCCTGCGTTGCAGCCGGCGTTCCCGTCCGCGTGGTCTCCGGCGTGACGAGCGCCATCTCCGTTCCGGCCGCGGCCGGAATCCCGGTGACGCACAGGGAAGTCAGCCACATGTTCACCGTGGTGTCCGGCCACGCGCCGCTGACTGAGAAGGAACTCACCCACCTGGCCGGCCTGGGCGGCACGATCGTGGTCCTGATGGGCATCGGCACGCTGCACCACCTGGCCGCAGGCCTGCGCCGGGCCGGCATGCGCGCCGACATGCCCATGGCCGTCGTCGAGCGGGGCTACCGGCCCGGGCAGCGGACCACCATCGCGGAGCTGGGCACCATTGCCAGCGCCGCCGCCGGCTGCAGCAACCCTGCCGTCCTGGTGATCGGCGAGGTGGTGCGCGTGGCTGAGGCCAACCGCGGGCATGCCGAGGCTGCCGCGGATCTTGACCGCCTGGCTGCCTCGCTGCTGGGTTCGTGATCGATATGAGTCCGTTGAACGCCCTGGCCCCCGCTACGGGACCCACTGCACGAGCAGGGTCCTCCGCTTCATCATCCGCCGCGCCCGGCACCGCCGGCTCGGAGCCGCAGGAGGCGGCGGCCCCGGAAGTTGCCGAGGCGCCCCTGGAAGGATTCCGGATCGGCGTCACTTCGCACCGCCGTTCCCGCGACCTCATCGAGGCTCTGGAGCGCCGCGGCGCTGAGGTGCTGCACGCTCCGGCGCTCAAGATCGCGCCGGTGAACGAGGACATCAGCCTCATCGAGGACACCAAGGCCATCATCGCCGCGAAGCCCGATCTGTGCATCGCCACCACGGCGTACGGCATGCGCCGCTGGTGCGAGGCGGCGGACGCCTCCGGCATCGGCGAGGAGCTGCTGGAAACCCTGGCTGCCTGCCGGATGTTCGTCCGCGGGCCCAAAGCCCGCGGCGCCGTCCGTGCGGCCGGCCTTGCCGACGTCGGGATCAGCAGCGACGAAACCACCGCGACGCTGGTGGACATGCTGCTGACCGAGGGAGTCCGCGGCAAGACCGTGGCGGTGCAGCTGCACGGCTACACGGACGTCCGCCAGCTCGAGCGGCTCCGGATGTCCGGCGCCACCGTCCTGACGGTCACCCCGTACCGCTGGGTGAAGCCCGACGGCGCCGATCGCCTCCCGCGGCTGATCGAGGCCGCCTGCAGCGGCAACCTGGACGTCCTGACGTTCACGAGCGCCCCCGCAGTGGACGCCATGTGGAGCACTGCCCACGAAATGGGACTGTACAAGCAACTCGTGGAGTGCCTGCAGACCACCGTCACCACCGCCGTCGTGGGCCCGGTGACCGCACAGCCGCTGCTGGACGCCGGTATCCATCCCCTGGTTCCGGAGCGTTTCCGGATGGGCGCGCTGATCCGGCTCGTGTGCGAACACCTCGCCCTTAACCACGTCCGCCGCCTGGACACCCGCTCCGGCAGCGTGGAGCTGCGTGGCCGCTCGCTGCGGATCAACGGCGAGCTGGTGGAAATGGCCCCGGCGCCCCTGCTGCTGCTTCGCGCGCTCCTGGGCGCCGGCGGGGCGGTGCTCTCCCGGGAGTCGCTCTCCGAACTCCTCGAACTGCGCGGCTCCGTGCACGCGCTGGACATGACGGTGAGCCGGCTGCGGTCGTCGCTGCCGGACGGGAGCCTCGTGGAGACAGTGGTCAAGCGCGGTTACAGGATCCGCGTCTAGTCCACGGACAGCCTCTGCAACGCGGGGTCACTTCGCGCCCATTCCACACACTCGAATGGGCGCGAAGTGACCCCGCGTTGGTTGTATTACCGGCGGGTAAAAACTGGCGAACAGGCAGGGACAATTCCGCAACAGACGGGAAACAAGCGCGAAAAGCCGCCCGCCTACAGTGGTCCCATCAGCACAACAGGGCTCGAGATCCGGCCCGCCTGGTGCAGCATTTTGAAAGGGCCCGCACATGTCCGCTCCGGCACAGTTCCCCGTCGCCACCGCACGCACCTCCGATCCGGCACCGGAGGCAGCCCCGAAAATCCTCATCGCCGGGGCGGGCCCCGCCGCCCAGGCCCTGGTTAGCCAGCTCGCCGCCTCACGGTTCGCCGGAACGGTCACGGTCCTGAGCAGCCGGGACGACGCCCCGGCGGAGCTGCTCGAACTCGCCGCGCTGCCGTTTGTCTCCGTGCGTTTCGGCCAGCCTGCCAGCCACATCGACGCCGCCGCCCGCGTGGTGACCACTGCCGACGGCATGGAGTTCAGCTACGACCAGCTGGTCATCGCGACGGGTTCCGCCCCTGTGCATTCCCCCGTTGACGGCTCCAGCCGCTGCCTCAGCTACTCCACGATTGATGACGCCGCGAGGATCGGCGACGCCGTCAAGGAAGTCACGCGGGTCCTCGGACGGCGGCCCCTGGGAATCCTCGTTGGCACAGGCCCCGCCGCCGGCCAGGCTGAGGCCGTGCTGCGGGCCCGGGGCGTCCGTCCCGTGCGCACCACCGCCCGTCCCGCAGCTGTGGTGCCCACCCTGGCCGGCTCAGTGCTGCCGGCCGCAGGCATCGTCTTCGAGGACGGCAGCCGGATGAACGGCGACCTCGTGGTCATGGCGGAGGACAGGGTTCCGCGGGACAGCCTCGCCGCCGGCGCAGGCGTCAAGACTGCCGAGTCCGGCGGCGTGGTGGTCGGCCGCGACTTCCGTTCCTCCGTGCCTGGCATCTGGGCAATCGGTGATGCGGCGTCGTTCGACGGCGTGCGGCTGGGGCTGCTGGTGGCTTCCGGTTCCGCGGGCGGCGTCTGCGCCGCGCAGCTCATGGCGGCGGTCCCCGCAGGAGGCTGGCCGCGGCCGCCTGACCTCGATGGCGGGCGCGACGGTGGGCGGCCTGGCGCTGCGGCGCCGGGGCACCGGCGCTGTGGCAAGATGGTCACGCAAGGACCGCGACCACCGCGGCATCTGCGGCCCACGAGGCCAACGGAAAGGACCAGCATGAGCAACGAAGCCAGCCCCTGTCTCTTATACACATCTGCGACAAGCCCCACAGGGACCCCCGCTACCGGTGCCCAGGCGTCCAATATCGCATCCTTCATCGACCACACGCTGCTCAAGCCGGAGGCGAGCGAGGCGGAAATCCTCGAAGTCTGCGCCGAAGCCGCCGAATACAAGTTCAAGTCGGTCTGCGTGAATCCCGTCTGGGTCAAGACTGTGAAGAAAGCCCTCAAGGGCTCGGGCGTGCTGACATGCTCGGTGGTCGGCTTCCCGCTCGGCGCCACCCCCAGCGACGTCAAGGCCTTCGAAGCCCGCGGCGCTGTGCTCGACGGGGCGGACGAGGTGGACATGGTCATCAACATCGCCGCGGCCCGCGCCTCCGACAAAGGCGCCCTGGTGGACGACATCAAGGCGGTCGCAGAGGCCGTCCACACCGGCGAGGCAATCCTGAAGGTCATCATCGAGACCGCCCTGCTGAACGACGCCCAGAAGGTGCTCGCCTGCGAGGCAGCCGTGGAGGCCGGGGCCGACTTCGTCAAGACGTCAACGGGCTTCAACGGCGGCGGCGCCACCGCCGACGACATCGCCCTCATGCGGCGCGCCGTGGGTCCCGACCTGGGCGTCAAAGCCTCCGGCGGGGTGCGTTCCCTGGCGGACGCACAGGCTATGATTGCAGCAGGTGCAACACGTATTGGTGCCAGCTCCGGAATTGCGATCGTCAAGGGCGAACAGGGTTCGTCCGGCTACTGATCCGCCGAAGCCGCCACAGTTTGAGCCCCGCGGGGCCGAGGAGGAACGAATGTCCAGCAAGACCGACACGCAGACACCCCAGAACGAGAACAGCCTGGTCACCAGCATTGTTCTGTTCGCAGTGATGATGGCCCTGTTCCTGGGCGCCATCTACTCGCTGTCCTTCCTGACCCTGGACAACCCCTGGCCGATGGCTGTGTGCCTGGGCCTGTTCGCCCTCGCGTTCTGGATCCCGCAGACCATCCTGGGCCGCTCGGATTCCGCCGGCGAGTACTGACCCGCTGCCGCAGTCAGCATCCAAACGTAAGAGCAGCTGAAGCTCCGGACCCGTCCGGAGCTTCAGCTGTTTAACGCGGCTTCACCTCAGAGCAGGCCCATCAGGCTGTTGGCCAGCCGGGCGGCCAGCGCCAGCGCGGCAGGAAAATGGGCGTCTGCCAGCGACCAGGCCGCCATGCACATGCCCACCATGGCGTAGCTGCTCACCGGAATCAGCACGAGCCATTCCCGCCGCGAGCCGGCCCGGCCCAGGAGCGGGATGGACAGCGCGCCGTTGGGCCGCCAGAACGTCCTCAGCACCGGCAGCCGGCGCAGGAACTTGGGCGGCCTGATCACCAGCGGCCACAGGAGGGGTACTCCCCCGGTGGTCACCATGTCGCCCACAATGTGGACCACGACGCCGATCAGCATGGACACCGGCAACCAGGTCCATTGGTCGGGCGCGAACCAGGTGACCAGGCCGGCCATGGTCAGCGCGAAGATCCAGTTGCTGATGAAGCCCGACTTCGGAAACAGCTTCAGCGCCTTGGCTGCGATATTGATCATGAACATGCACAGCAGCCCGGCGCCCACGGAGAGGAGCCCCCAGTCCGTCTGCAGCTGGATCTGGCCGGCCATCGCGGCCAGCACCACGAAAAACGCGCCCCCGAGCAGGGAGTGCGTGCCCTGGCGGTGGCCGCCGCTGGCGTTCTCTATGCCCACGGCAATCACGTTGGAGAGGGGCGGCAGCGAATGCGCGACGGTGCTGGAGCGGTGGTCCCAGTCACAGACCAGGGCAGTGCCCGCCGTCGCCATTCCGCCGATCAGCACCCCTGTGGCATCCAGCGGATACCATCCCAGGGTGTACGGCCCCGTCGAGGCAACAGCTACCCACGCCGCAGCCCCTGACGCGGCGTGGTGCCCTCCCATCATGGCTCAGCCCACTGTCAGCGGCGCGTCGGAGAAGATGTTGCGGATCACGCCGTTGGCCCACTCCAGGATCTCGGCGTCCTGGAGGTCCCGTCCGCCGATCTTCGCCGTCTTGGGCTTGGGGATGAGCACGGCGTCCAGCGCCGGCTTCGACTGAGCGCCCGGATACATGCGGTTCAGGCGCATGGTCTTGGACTCCGGAAGCTGCGCTGGCGAGAACTTGATGAAGTTGCCCTGCAGCGCGACGTCGGACAGCCCGGCCTCCCGGGCACCCACCCGGAAGCGTGCCACTGCCACGAGGTTCTGCGCGGGCAGCGGCGGCTCGCCGTACCGGTCCACGAGCTCGGCGAGCACCTCCTCGATCGCCTCGTGCGTGAGCGCCGCCGCCAGCTTGCGGTAGGCCTCCAGGCGGAGGCGTTCGCCCGGAACGTAGTCGTGCGGCAGATGCGCGTTGACCGGAAGCTCGATCTTCATGTCGGCGGCCTTTTCCTCGGCCTCGCCGCGGTAGTCCGCCACGGCCTCGCCCACAAGGCGGATGTAGAGGTCGAAGCCCACCCCCTGGATGTGGCCGGACTGCTCACCGCCGAGCAGGTTGCCGGCGCCGCGGATTTCGAGGTCCTTCATGGCCAGCTGCATGCCGGCGCCGAGCTCGTTGTGGGTGGCCACCGCCTTCAGGCGTTCGAGCGCCACCTCGCCCAGCGGTTTCTCCGAGGGGTACAGGAAATAGGCGTAGGCCCGCTCGCGTCCGCGGCCCACGCGGCCGCGGAGCTGGTGGAGCTGTGAAAGGCCGTATTTGTCCGCGCCGTCCACAATCAGCGTGTTGGCGTTGGAAATATCCAGCCCGGTTTCGATGATGGTGGTGCAGACCAGCACGTCGAAGCGCTTCTCCCAGAAGTCCACGATGATCTGCTCCAGCCGGCTCTCCGACATCTGCCCGTGCGCCACTTCCACCCTGGCCTCCGGCACCAGCTCGCGGATCTTGGCGGCGGTCCGTTCAATCGTGGAGACGCGGTTGTGCACGAAGAAGACCTGGCCTTCGCGCATGAGCTCGCGCCGGACCGCGGCGGAGGTCTGCTTGTCCGTATAGGGCCCCACGTAGGTCAGCACCGGATGCCGTTCCTCGGGCGGCGTGGCCAGGGTGGAGGTTTCGCGGATGCCCGTCAGGGACATCTCCAGGGTGCGCGGGATGGGGGTGGCGCTCATGGCCAGCACGTCCACGTTGGTGCGCATCTTCTTCAGCGCTTCCTTGTGCTCCACGCCGAAACGCTGTTCCTCGTCCACGATCACCAGGCCCAGGTCCTTGAAGGCGAAATCTTTAGAGAGCAGCCGGTGCGTGCCGATCACCACGTCCACGGTGCCGTTCTTGACGCCCTCCGCGGTTTCCTTCGCCTCCTTCGACCCCTGGAACCGGGACAGCGGCTTCACCTTCAGCGGGAACCCGGAGAACCGCTCGGTGAACGTCTCGTAGTGCTGCTGCGCGAGCAGGGTGGTGGGCACCAGCACGGCCACCTGCTTGCCGTCCTGCACTGCCTTGAACGCGGCGCGGACGGCAATTTCGGTCTTGCCGTAGCCCACATCGCCGGACACGAGGCGGTCCATGGGGATCTCGCGTTCCATGTCAGCCTTGACCTCGTTGATGGTGGTGAGCTGGTCCGGCGTCTCCACGTAGGGGAACGCCTCCTCGAGCTCGCGCTGCCAAGGAGTGTCCGGGCCGAACGCATGGCCGCGGGACGCCATCCTGGCCGAATAGAGCCGGATGAGCTCGCCAGCGATTTCCTTGACCGCCTTGCGCGCCTTGGACTTGGTGCTGGCCCAGTCGGAGCCTCCCATCTTGCTGAGCACGGGAGTGTCGCCGCCCACGTAGCGGGTCACCTGGTCCAGCTGGTCGGTGGGGACGAAGAGCCTGTCGCCCGGCGCCCCGCGTTTGGAGGGCGCGTACTCCAGCACCAGGTACTCGCGGACGCCGTCGCCGCCGCCGGCGACCTTCCGCTGGATGAGTTCGATGAACCGGCCGATGCCGTGCTGTTCGTGGACCACGTGGTCCCCTGCCAGCAGCTGCAGCGGGTCCACGGCGTTCCGCCGCTTGGACGGCATGCGGCGCATGTCCTTCGTGGAGCCGGCCGATGTGCGTCCCAGCAGGTCGGCTTCCGTCAGCAGCCCGGTTTTCAGCCCGTCCAGGACAAAACCGCGTCCGACGGCGGCCGTGGTCACCTCGATGATCCCCGCCTGGGGTTCGTGGTCCAGGGACTCCACCCGTGCGCACGGGATGTCGGCGTCGTGGAACAGCTCAGCCAGGCGCTGAGCCGGTCCGGGCCCTTCGGTAGCCACCACGATGCGCCACTGGTCCCGCACGTGGGAACCGATGAATTCCATCATTTCGGCGACGTCGCCCTGGTACCCCCGGGGTTCGCGGGCGTGGAGGTTGAGCACGTTGATGTCCGGGGTGAGTTCCTCGTCAGTGGCCAACGAGGTGATGGACCACCAGGACACGTCATGGCCCAAGGCCGCGGAACGGGTCTCGGTCAGCGAGCGGAAGCTGGCGGAGTGCAGGGCTGCGGACGCCTGGGAACTCAGATCCAACGGCGCGGTTCCGCCGTCGGACGCCGTGGACCACGCCGCCTCCAGGAACTCCTCATTGGTGGCCGCGAGGTCGTGCGCGCGGGTGCGGACCTTCTCCGGTTCGACCACCACCGAAATGGACCCGGCGGGGAGCTGTTCCATGAACGGAACCATGGCGTCCACAAGTACGGGGGCCAGGGATTCCATGCCTTCCACGGCGATGCCGCCGGCGATCTTCTCCAGCATGTCCGCGGCGGCGGGGAGCTGGGATTTCAGCGTCGCGGCGCGGGACATGACGGACGGCGTGATCAGGATTTCGCGGCACGGCGGGGCGTGGAGTTCGGTGGGGTGGTGCAGGCCGGGCGAGGTCAGCGAGCGCTGGTCGGCGACGGCGAACCAGCGCATCTGGTCCACCTCGTCGCCGAAGAATTCCACCCGGATGGGGTGGTCCTCGGTGGGCGGGAAGACGTCCAGCATGCCGCCACGGACGGCGAACTCGCCGCGGCGGGTCACCATGTCCACCCGAGCGTAGGCGGCGTCGGCGAGGCTCTTCACAACACTGCTGAAGGGGGCCTCCTGGCCAACCTTCAGGGTCACGGGCACCAGTTCCCCCAGCCCGGCCACGATCGGCTGGACCACGGCGCGAACGGGAGCCACCACCACACGCAGGGGTCCCGCCGTCGAGCTTTCCGGGTGCGCCAGCCGGCGCAGCACCGAAAGCCGGCGTCCCACGGTGTCCGAGCGCGGCGACAACCGCTCGTGCGGGAGCGTTTCCCAGCTGGGGAACTCCACCACCGAGTCGGCCGGCAGGTAGGCCCGGAGGGCCGCCGTCAGGTCCTCCGCCTCGCGGCCCGT is part of the Arthrobacter sp. KBS0703 genome and encodes:
- the cobA gene encoding uroporphyrinogen-III C-methyltransferase, yielding MQLSIDLTGRDVLVTGSDHAARQAVRRYEAAGAVVFRLSTPQGAGHDGPLPERPFLVAAIDDGQPGWEALLDRCRATGIPVAAEPAAGPIGHVTLVGGGPGTVELLTVAAVKALRDADVVFYDRLAPYQELPSLTSAELVDVGKRPGHHKVSQGDIEKLMVESALAGNNVVRLKGGDPYVFGRGGEEVASCVAAGVPVRVVSGVTSAISVPAAAGIPVTHREVSHMFTVVSGHAPLTEKELTHLAGLGGTIVVLMGIGTLHHLAAGLRRAGMRADMPMAVVERGYRPGQRTTIAELGTIASAAAGCSNPAVLVIGEVVRVAEANRGHAEAAADLDRLAASLLGS
- a CDS encoding uroporphyrinogen-III synthase, translated to MNALAPATGPTARAGSSASSSAAPGTAGSEPQEAAAPEVAEAPLEGFRIGVTSHRRSRDLIEALERRGAEVLHAPALKIAPVNEDISLIEDTKAIIAAKPDLCIATTAYGMRRWCEAADASGIGEELLETLAACRMFVRGPKARGAVRAAGLADVGISSDETTATLVDMLLTEGVRGKTVAVQLHGYTDVRQLERLRMSGATVLTVTPYRWVKPDGADRLPRLIEAACSGNLDVLTFTSAPAVDAMWSTAHEMGLYKQLVECLQTTVTTAVVGPVTAQPLLDAGIHPLVPERFRMGALIRLVCEHLALNHVRRLDTRSGSVELRGRSLRINGELVEMAPAPLLLLRALLGAGGAVLSRESLSELLELRGSVHALDMTVSRLRSSLPDGSLVETVVKRGYRIRV
- the deoC gene encoding deoxyribose-phosphate aldolase, with the translated sequence MSNEASPCLLYTSATSPTGTPATGAQASNIASFIDHTLLKPEASEAEILEVCAEAAEYKFKSVCVNPVWVKTVKKALKGSGVLTCSVVGFPLGATPSDVKAFEARGAVLDGADEVDMVINIAAARASDKGALVDDIKAVAEAVHTGEAILKVIIETALLNDAQKVLACEAAVEAGADFVKTSTGFNGGGATADDIALMRRAVGPDLGVKASGGVRSLADAQAMIAAGATRIGASSGIAIVKGEQGSSGY
- a CDS encoding metal-dependent hydrolase, which codes for MMGGHHAASGAAAWVAVASTGPYTLGWYPLDATGVLIGGMATAGTALVCDWDHRSSTVAHSLPPLSNVIAVGIENASGGHRQGTHSLLGGAFFVVLAAMAGQIQLQTDWGLLSVGAGLLCMFMINIAAKALKLFPKSGFISNWIFALTMAGLVTWFAPDQWTWLPVSMLIGVVVHIVGDMVTTGGVPLLWPLVIRPPKFLRRLPVLRTFWRPNGALSIPLLGRAGSRREWLVLIPVSSYAMVGMCMAAWSLADAHFPAALALAARLANSLMGLL
- the mfd gene encoding transcription-repair coupling factor → MSPTGPSLTGLRRVLAADKTFARVQAEAARSFGVRSEDYQISAPAGLRAVLLAEMADGLAQDQGGDAASAVVLAVTATGREAEDLTAALRAYLPADSVVEFPSWETLPHERLSPRSDTVGRRLSVLRRLAHPESSTAGPLRVVVAPVRAVVQPIVAGLGELVPVTLKVGQEAPFSSVVKSLADAAYARVDMVTRRGEFAVRGGMLDVFPPTEDHPIRVEFFGDEVDQMRWFAVADQRSLTSPGLHHPTELHAPPCREILITPSVMSRAATLKSQLPAAADMLEKIAGGIAVEGMESLAPVLVDAMVPFMEQLPAGSISVVVEPEKVRTRAHDLAATNEEFLEAAWSTASDGGTAPLDLSSQASAALHSASFRSLTETRSAALGHDVSWWSITSLATDEELTPDINVLNLHAREPRGYQGDVAEMMEFIGSHVRDQWRIVVATEGPGPAQRLAELFHDADIPCARVESLDHEPQAGIIEVTTAAVGRGFVLDGLKTGLLTEADLLGRTSAGSTKDMRRMPSKRRNAVDPLQLLAGDHVVHEQHGIGRFIELIQRKVAGGGDGVREYLVLEYAPSKRGAPGDRLFVPTDQLDQVTRYVGGDTPVLSKMGGSDWASTKSKARKAVKEIAGELIRLYSARMASRGHAFGPDTPWQRELEEAFPYVETPDQLTTINEVKADMEREIPMDRLVSGDVGYGKTEIAVRAAFKAVQDGKQVAVLVPTTLLAQQHYETFTERFSGFPLKVKPLSRFQGSKEAKETAEGVKNGTVDVVIGTHRLLSKDFAFKDLGLVIVDEEQRFGVEHKEALKKMRTNVDVLAMSATPIPRTLEMSLTGIRETSTLATPPEERHPVLTYVGPYTDKQTSAAVRRELMREGQVFFVHNRVSTIERTAAKIRELVPEARVEVAHGQMSESRLEQIIVDFWEKRFDVLVCTTIIETGLDISNANTLIVDGADKYGLSQLHQLRGRVGRGRERAYAYFLYPSEKPLGEVALERLKAVATHNELGAGMQLAMKDLEIRGAGNLLGGEQSGHIQGVGFDLYIRLVGEAVADYRGEAEEKAADMKIELPVNAHLPHDYVPGERLRLEAYRKLAAALTHEAIEEVLAELVDRYGEPPLPAQNLVAVARFRVGAREAGLSDVALQGNFIKFSPAQLPESKTMRLNRMYPGAQSKPALDAVLIPKPKTAKIGGRDLQDAEILEWANGVIRNIFSDAPLTVG